One genomic region from Geitlerinema sp. PCC 9228 encodes:
- the prfC gene encoding peptide chain release factor 3 yields the protein MSPDTAIQEELQTAIDSRRNFAIISHPDAGKTTLTEKLLLYGGAIRQAGTVKARRAQRKATSDWMQMEQQRGISITSTVLQFTYQDCQINLLDTPGHQDFGEDTYRTLAAADNAVMLEDAAKGLETQTRKLFEVCRMRSMPIFTFINKLDRPAREPLELLDEIEQELGLETYPVNWPIGMGDRFKGVFDRRHQEIHLFERSEHGSRKAIETTIALGDPRIEDFLETDLYYQFKEELELLEGLGSELDLERVWKGELTPVFFGSAFTNFGVQLFLDAFLEYALKPTSHNSSQGEIPPSHPDFSGFVFKLQANMDPKHRDRVAFVRVCTGKFEKDMMVKHARTGKTVRLSRPQKLFAQSRESVDIAYPGDVIGLNNPGMFTIGDTIYNGKKIEYEGIPCFSPELFAYLKNPNPSKFKQFRKGVSELREEGAVQIMYSTDESKRDPIVAAVGQLQLEVVQFRMEQEYGVETKLEYLPFTVARWVAGGWEAMEKIGRLFSAVTVTDSWGRPVLLFRNEWNLQQTQSDFPDLQLNQTAPVVSGKEPEPI from the coding sequence ATGTCCCCAGATACTGCCATCCAGGAGGAACTGCAAACCGCCATTGACAGCCGCCGGAATTTTGCCATTATTTCCCACCCAGACGCCGGAAAAACGACGCTCACAGAAAAACTATTGCTCTACGGAGGGGCGATTCGTCAAGCGGGTACGGTCAAAGCCAGGCGCGCCCAACGCAAAGCAACCTCCGATTGGATGCAAATGGAACAACAACGGGGCATTTCCATTACATCCACGGTTTTGCAGTTTACCTATCAAGACTGTCAAATTAACTTGCTGGATACCCCAGGACACCAAGATTTTGGCGAAGACACCTACCGTACCCTCGCAGCGGCCGACAATGCCGTGATGCTGGAAGATGCTGCCAAAGGCTTGGAAACGCAAACTCGCAAGCTGTTTGAAGTTTGCCGGATGCGGTCGATGCCCATTTTTACATTTATTAATAAGTTAGACCGTCCTGCGAGAGAACCTTTAGAACTGCTCGACGAAATCGAACAGGAGTTGGGATTGGAGACCTATCCGGTCAACTGGCCTATTGGTATGGGCGATCGCTTTAAAGGGGTTTTCGACCGCCGCCACCAGGAAATTCATTTATTTGAACGCAGCGAGCACGGCAGCCGCAAAGCCATCGAAACCACCATCGCTCTGGGCGATCCGCGCATTGAAGATTTCCTAGAAACCGACCTGTACTACCAATTTAAAGAGGAGTTGGAACTGCTAGAAGGACTGGGGTCCGAGTTGGATTTAGAACGGGTTTGGAAAGGAGAACTGACGCCGGTATTTTTCGGCAGTGCATTTACCAACTTTGGGGTGCAACTATTTTTAGATGCCTTTTTGGAATACGCCCTCAAACCCACCTCCCACAACAGCAGCCAAGGGGAAATTCCCCCCAGCCATCCCGACTTTAGCGGCTTCGTGTTCAAACTCCAAGCCAACATGGACCCCAAACACCGCGATCGCGTGGCGTTTGTCCGGGTTTGTACGGGAAAATTTGAAAAAGATATGATGGTCAAACATGCCCGCACTGGCAAAACCGTCCGCCTGTCGCGCCCGCAAAAGCTATTCGCCCAAAGTCGGGAATCGGTGGATATTGCCTATCCCGGGGATGTAATTGGTTTGAACAACCCCGGCATGTTTACCATTGGCGATACCATTTATAACGGTAAAAAAATCGAATACGAGGGCATTCCTTGCTTCTCGCCGGAACTATTTGCCTATTTAAAAAATCCCAACCCTTCCAAATTCAAACAGTTTCGCAAAGGGGTTTCGGAACTGCGCGAAGAAGGTGCCGTGCAAATTATGTATTCCACCGACGAATCCAAACGCGACCCCATTGTAGCGGCAGTTGGTCAGCTGCAGTTGGAAGTGGTTCAGTTTCGCATGGAACAAGAGTACGGTGTGGAAACCAAGTTAGAATATTTGCCCTTTACCGTTGCCCGTTGGGTGGCTGGTGGCTGGGAAGCCATGGAAAAAATCGGACGTTTGTTTAGTGCGGTCACCGTGACCGATAGCTGGGGACGTCCGGTTTTGCTGTTTCGCAACGAATGGAATTTACAGCAGACCCAATCAGACTTTCCCGATTTGCAGTTGAATCAAACGGCACCGGTGGTTTCTGGGAAAGAACCGGAACCCATTTAA
- a CDS encoding RNA-binding protein, translating to MSVRLYVGNLPKEVLDRQELQNVFAEESNVISTKIIKQRKTGKCRGFGFLTVKNEESADEIIEKFNGYMFKDNPLKIEKAQPRTKSSNEKENESKKSPEGEKEKEAKPAAKQQKANKGGKGSKSRRGGGGGSPQGGASEKVQPDPRWAEELEKLKQMLATAEN from the coding sequence ATGTCCGTTCGACTTTATGTAGGCAATCTCCCCAAAGAAGTTCTCGACCGTCAGGAACTACAAAATGTTTTTGCGGAAGAAAGCAACGTCATTTCCACCAAAATCATCAAACAGCGCAAAACTGGAAAATGCCGTGGTTTTGGCTTTTTGACCGTCAAAAACGAAGAAAGCGCCGATGAAATCATCGAGAAATTCAACGGCTACATGTTCAAAGACAATCCCCTGAAGATCGAAAAAGCGCAACCTCGTACGAAAAGCAGCAACGAGAAAGAAAACGAAAGCAAGAAAAGTCCTGAAGGGGAGAAAGAAAAAGAAGCCAAGCCAGCAGCCAAACAGCAGAAGGCCAATAAAGGCGGGAAAGGCAGCAAATCTCGCCGCGGCGGTGGCGGTGGTAGTCCCCAGGGTGGTGCTTCCGAAAAAGTGCAACCCGATCCTCGCTGGGCCGAAGAATTGGAAAAACTCAAGCAAATGCTGGCTACCGCGGAAAACTAA
- a CDS encoding TIGR02450 family Trp-rich protein, protein MGKQKRKFPHLVGSKWTAKQATWGWRHFEVVNRQDKGKWVFAEMIASCDPSVRFWLNAKQLKDRQLWEPGWKSLQEQAEADEEIS, encoded by the coding sequence ATGGGCAAACAAAAACGAAAATTCCCCCATCTGGTAGGGTCCAAATGGACAGCCAAACAAGCAACCTGGGGATGGCGACATTTTGAAGTGGTCAACCGTCAAGACAAAGGCAAATGGGTGTTCGCCGAAATGATTGCCTCCTGCGACCCCAGCGTACGTTTTTGGTTAAACGCCAAACAGCTCAAAGACCGCCAGCTCTGGGAACCGGGTTGGAAATCCCTGCAAGAGCAAGCAGAAGCAGACGAGGAAATTTCCTAA
- the dxr gene encoding 1-deoxy-D-xylulose-5-phosphate reductoisomerase produces MKAITILGSTGSIGTQTLEIVRQYPDRFRVVGLATGRNVEQLAAQIREFQPQIAAIHDETLLPDLQAAIADLSFPPQLLAGISGVTEVARYGDAEAVVTGIVGCAGLLPTIAAIKAGKDIALANKETLIAGGPVVNPLVEEYGVRLLPADSEHSAIFQCLQGVPDRSLRRILLTASGGAFRDWPPESLSQVTVADAIKHPNWSMGKKITVDSATLMNKGLEAIEAHYLFHLDYDSIEIVVHPQSIIHSLIELQDTSVLAQLGWPDMRLPLLYSLSWPERLYTNWEPLDLVKAGDLTFREPDRKKYPCMELAYAAGRAGGSMPAVLNAANEQAVSLFLAEKIAFLDIPRAIEYTCDRHREEHVAHPSLDDILAVDTWARQEVKDALETGKLQQVQLTG; encoded by the coding sequence GTGAAAGCAATTACAATTCTTGGTTCTACCGGTTCCATTGGTACTCAAACTTTAGAAATTGTCCGTCAGTATCCCGATCGCTTTCGGGTAGTCGGTCTAGCTACCGGACGCAATGTCGAACAGCTAGCGGCCCAAATTCGCGAATTCCAACCGCAAATCGCCGCCATTCACGACGAAACCCTGCTACCGGATTTGCAAGCCGCGATCGCGGATCTGTCTTTCCCTCCCCAACTGTTGGCTGGCATTTCTGGGGTAACGGAAGTGGCCCGCTATGGGGATGCGGAGGCTGTGGTTACTGGCATTGTTGGTTGTGCGGGGTTGTTGCCGACCATTGCCGCTATCAAGGCTGGGAAAGATATTGCCCTGGCGAATAAGGAAACTTTAATTGCTGGCGGTCCGGTGGTGAATCCCTTGGTGGAAGAATACGGTGTGCGGTTATTGCCGGCTGACTCGGAACACTCGGCCATTTTCCAATGCCTGCAAGGGGTTCCCGACCGAAGTTTGCGTCGCATTCTGCTCACGGCTTCTGGCGGCGCGTTCCGGGATTGGCCTCCGGAAAGTTTGTCGCAAGTGACGGTTGCCGATGCCATCAAACATCCCAATTGGTCCATGGGTAAGAAGATTACAGTGGATTCGGCAACTTTGATGAATAAAGGACTGGAGGCGATCGAGGCTCACTATCTGTTCCATTTGGATTACGATAGTATTGAAATTGTGGTGCATCCCCAAAGCATCATTCACTCGCTGATCGAATTGCAAGATACGTCGGTGCTGGCGCAGTTGGGATGGCCGGATATGCGGTTGCCTTTGCTGTATTCGCTTTCCTGGCCGGAACGGTTGTATACGAATTGGGAACCGTTGGATTTGGTGAAAGCTGGAGATTTGACATTCCGCGAACCGGACCGTAAGAAATATCCTTGTATGGAACTGGCTTACGCAGCTGGGCGTGCGGGGGGTTCCATGCCAGCGGTTTTAAATGCTGCCAACGAACAAGCGGTTTCTTTGTTTTTGGCCGAGAAGATTGCTTTTTTGGATATTCCCCGCGCCATCGAATATACTTGCGATCGGCATCGGGAAGAACACGTTGCCCATCCTTCTCTAGACGATATTTTGGCGGTGGATACTTGGGCACGCCAAGAGGTCAAAGATGCTTTGGAAACTGGGAAGTTACAACAAGTTCAGCTAACGGGGTAA
- a CDS encoding DUF760 domain-containing protein: MSFNPDFLNAHDDEEQENALLEYLQEQSPEVLARVAKSISPEIKDIISQNVRGLMGALPSEQFKVQISTDSDNMSGLLASAMMTGYFLRQMEQRMELEAHLNTSDPSDRSGEDTDKHEQ, from the coding sequence ATGTCTTTTAACCCTGATTTCCTGAACGCCCACGATGACGAAGAACAAGAAAATGCACTTTTAGAGTATTTGCAAGAACAGTCTCCAGAAGTCCTAGCACGGGTGGCTAAATCCATCAGTCCAGAAATCAAAGACATTATCTCTCAAAACGTACGTGGGTTAATGGGAGCTCTTCCCAGCGAACAGTTCAAAGTCCAAATTTCCACCGATTCCGATAACATGTCCGGCTTGCTAGCTTCCGCCATGATGACGGGATACTTCCTTCGTCAAATGGAACAACGCATGGAACTAGAAGCCCATCTCAACACCTCCGACCCCAGCGACCGTTCTGGGGAAGACACCGATAAGCACGAACAGTAA
- a CDS encoding M48 family metalloprotease, whose translation MTEQQLAAGLAALKQKEYQQAIALLSSVVQTPGESQQSVLRAQMGLVVAYQKTHQMEAATEICQQLQRSQVTQVRQWAKKWCQQRSLKPTHPATEKDPTGFVPLEKDNNPPPSPTGFVPLEKNPKNQKHQKNQNQPANGATQETSTGAVAPDKTSHQQQHSAIAPSPPAQPKKAPPPQAAAKSTPPPPPPPPPKPQSDGTYGTGPSDHRTPTIPASSELPWKHAPKGKKRRAFKLEKKQQYRLVQIATVAVCFWLVDTLVDRSMSFTNHILYQLRSLPFVNTLQIFYDDPKPAVAVGLLVLFALMPWLWDGILRYFYGLEFTDLRELDAYSIPSRKFIQRQCRARNCPLPKIGILPLEAPVAMAYGHLPRTTRLVVSRGLLEQLDPQEIAAVYAGEWAHFLQGDGAIVSWGTLLCQIPYLLYWKTATWGDSVAAKQAAATHTYEKSILGMSLFAAVVASVAGYGLYWLGRWPFLLLSRWRCLRSDRLATNLTNDPNALSRALVKISLGMARDIQTQGQTHWLLESCDLLFPIGCRQAIGASSSYLHHRQERSQNSLAALFPFDCNHPYRRWLLLNNSHPLLGERLQYLARYAQMLRVEPEFDPGKAKNQRPKKAVALTWNNLIAKLRPIWQSGPLYWQGCPYFGALLGLGMALCLILVGWIGQVGNVQAIEWLWSDRFWIAYGAMLAGFSLGSFWRTNALFPDIEPTQAIPSSAQLPRDAQTMPVASPPVALQGRLLGRRGLSNLLGQDLILHCHRDLVKLNGLSPLDIYKFFLRSRSQQQVWDWIGCPIEAIGWFRQGATPWIDVETWQSHQQVSHSRHPIWYTLVAAAAAIWATYWLATGGI comes from the coding sequence ATGACCGAACAACAGCTTGCAGCCGGATTGGCAGCCCTCAAACAAAAAGAGTACCAGCAAGCGATCGCGTTGCTCTCATCCGTGGTGCAAACGCCAGGGGAAAGCCAACAGTCGGTTTTGCGGGCACAAATGGGATTGGTGGTTGCCTACCAAAAGACCCACCAAATGGAAGCGGCTACGGAAATTTGCCAGCAATTGCAGCGATCGCAGGTGACCCAAGTACGCCAGTGGGCCAAAAAATGGTGCCAGCAGCGATCGCTGAAACCCACCCACCCAGCCACCGAGAAAGATCCCACAGGATTCGTTCCCCTGGAGAAAGACAACAACCCCCCCCCTTCTCCTACGGGATTTGTTCCTTTAGAGAAAAACCCAAAAAACCAGAAACACCAGAAAAACCAGAACCAGCCAGCCAACGGGGCGACCCAAGAAACATCAACCGGTGCGGTGGCACCCGACAAAACCAGCCACCAGCAACAACATTCTGCGATCGCGCCATCTCCACCAGCCCAACCCAAAAAGGCCCCACCACCGCAAGCGGCAGCCAAATCGACGCCACCGCCACCGCCACCGCCGCCGCCAAAACCCCAAAGCGATGGTACCTATGGCACCGGTCCTTCAGACCATCGCACGCCAACCATCCCCGCCAGCAGCGAACTTCCCTGGAAACATGCCCCCAAAGGGAAAAAACGGCGTGCCTTCAAATTGGAAAAAAAACAACAGTATCGCCTGGTACAAATAGCTACAGTTGCTGTTTGTTTTTGGTTGGTGGATACTCTCGTAGATCGGAGCATGTCCTTTACCAACCATATCCTCTACCAACTGCGATCGCTTCCTTTTGTGAATACGCTACAAATTTTCTACGACGACCCCAAACCAGCCGTAGCCGTGGGATTGTTGGTTTTGTTTGCGCTCATGCCCTGGCTGTGGGATGGCATCCTGCGATATTTCTACGGTTTGGAATTTACCGACCTCCGCGAGTTGGACGCCTACAGCATCCCAAGCCGCAAATTCATTCAACGCCAGTGTCGCGCCCGGAATTGCCCCCTGCCCAAAATTGGGATTTTGCCCTTGGAAGCACCGGTAGCCATGGCATACGGTCATTTGCCCCGTACCACGCGCTTGGTAGTTAGTCGGGGATTGTTGGAACAGTTAGACCCCCAGGAAATTGCCGCCGTTTATGCTGGGGAGTGGGCACATTTTCTCCAGGGAGATGGGGCGATTGTGAGTTGGGGAACCCTACTGTGCCAGATTCCCTATTTGCTGTACTGGAAAACCGCCACCTGGGGAGATAGCGTCGCTGCCAAACAAGCAGCAGCCACTCATACCTACGAAAAATCTATTTTGGGGATGTCTTTGTTTGCCGCCGTGGTGGCTTCAGTGGCAGGCTATGGTTTGTATTGGCTGGGGCGCTGGCCGTTTTTGCTGCTGTCGCGGTGGCGCTGTTTGCGTAGCGATCGCTTGGCGACCAACCTCACCAACGACCCCAATGCCCTCAGCCGCGCTTTGGTGAAAATAAGTTTGGGAATGGCGCGGGATATCCAAACCCAGGGGCAAACCCACTGGCTGCTGGAAAGCTGCGACCTGTTGTTTCCCATCGGTTGCCGGCAAGCCATAGGGGCAAGCAGTAGCTACTTGCACCACCGCCAAGAACGTTCCCAAAATTCCCTGGCAGCTTTATTTCCCTTTGATTGCAACCATCCTTACCGCCGGTGGCTGCTGCTGAACAACAGCCATCCCCTGTTGGGAGAACGGCTGCAATATTTGGCACGCTACGCCCAAATGCTGCGGGTAGAACCGGAATTCGATCCCGGTAAGGCGAAAAACCAACGCCCCAAGAAAGCCGTTGCCCTTACCTGGAACAATCTAATTGCCAAACTCCGCCCCATCTGGCAATCAGGTCCGCTTTACTGGCAGGGGTGTCCCTATTTTGGTGCCTTGCTGGGGTTGGGCATGGCTCTATGCCTAATTTTGGTAGGATGGATTGGCCAAGTTGGCAATGTGCAGGCGATTGAGTGGCTTTGGAGCGATCGCTTTTGGATCGCATACGGAGCGATGCTGGCTGGATTTAGTTTGGGTAGTTTTTGGCGTACCAATGCCTTGTTTCCCGATATCGAACCGACCCAGGCCATCCCAAGCAGCGCCCAACTCCCCCGCGATGCCCAGACGATGCCTGTGGCCAGTCCCCCTGTAGCTTTGCAGGGACGCTTATTGGGACGTCGCGGCCTCAGCAATTTGTTGGGACAGGATTTGATTTTACACTGCCACCGGGATTTGGTAAAGCTCAATGGTCTGTCGCCGTTGGATATTTATAAGTTCTTTTTGCGATCGCGATCGCAACAGCAAGTGTGGGATTGGATCGGCTGCCCAATAGAAGCCATTGGCTGGTTTCGCCAGGGGGCAACCCCCTGGATTGACGTGGAAACTTGGCAAAGCCACCAACAAGTAAGTCACAGCCGCCACCCAATTTGGTACACCCTGGTAGCTGCAGCCGCCGCCATTTGGGCTACTTACTGGTTGGCTACCGGTGGTATTTAG
- a CDS encoding type IV pilin-like G/H family protein yields MLATILGCERQSSAQVLENLTKMNRSQQAYRLDNSYFASSVGDLNIALHKQTPYRYTIRIVDKTLVMHVAQAQRSQLPSYIALLEVRTPGNGVSSLTCKTDLALTDIAISSQVFPAVASRRSQGSPLACPPDFTKIRSK; encoded by the coding sequence TTGCTGGCAACGATTCTTGGCTGCGAGCGTCAGTCTTCTGCCCAAGTTTTGGAAAATTTAACCAAAATGAACCGAAGCCAGCAGGCTTATCGTTTGGATAATTCCTATTTTGCTTCTAGTGTTGGGGATTTGAATATTGCTCTCCACAAGCAAACTCCCTATCGCTATACGATTCGCATTGTTGATAAAACTTTGGTGATGCATGTGGCACAAGCTCAACGATCGCAGTTGCCCAGCTATATCGCTCTGTTGGAAGTGCGTACCCCCGGCAACGGCGTTTCTAGCCTTACTTGCAAAACCGACCTGGCACTAACTGACATTGCTATTTCTTCCCAGGTATTTCCCGCCGTAGCCTCGCGGCGATCGCAAGGTTCCCCTCTAGCATGTCCGCCTGATTTTACGAAAATTCGATCTAAATAA
- a CDS encoding HhoA/HhoB/HtrA family serine endopeptidase, with amino-acid sequence MKLPWKQWIVYVSLLALGGSGGFFFNRYLEAEHRQKQDQEAVRVVLKKQPERDFSSLPRRQSPVSSRPNFIAKAVEKVGPAVVRLDAVRTVESEAEHPLNNPLFRRFFGDRMPPERKRIEQGTGSGFIYRQDGYILTNAHVVKNANRVQVSLKDGRTLEGEVLGTDELTDIAVVKIDAQALPTAEGGDSEKLVPGQWAIAIGNPLGLDNTVTVGIISALGRSSKEVGIGNKRVRFIQTDAAINPGNSGGPLLNDRGEVIGINTAIRANAQGLGFAIPIETAKRIAQQIVTKGTADHPFLGIQMVDLTPENRQQLASRLGDEVKIPPTTGVLIVRVLPGSPAATAGLRQGDVILQVGGQPVKTATDVQAAVDATEVGTQLDVEVKRDGEQVTVTAKTGSFPSHLAD; translated from the coding sequence ATGAAATTGCCTTGGAAACAGTGGATTGTCTATGTATCCTTGCTGGCGTTGGGGGGTAGTGGCGGTTTCTTTTTCAACCGTTATTTAGAAGCGGAACATCGCCAAAAGCAAGACCAAGAAGCCGTGCGCGTGGTGTTGAAGAAACAACCCGAGCGGGACTTTTCCTCATTGCCACGCCGTCAGAGTCCGGTTTCTTCCCGTCCGAATTTTATTGCCAAAGCGGTGGAAAAAGTGGGACCGGCGGTGGTGCGGTTGGATGCGGTGAGAACGGTAGAATCAGAAGCCGAACATCCCCTGAATAATCCTTTATTTCGGCGGTTTTTTGGCGATCGCATGCCGCCAGAACGCAAACGCATCGAACAGGGAACCGGTTCGGGATTTATTTATCGCCAAGATGGCTACATTCTTACCAATGCCCATGTGGTGAAAAACGCCAATCGGGTGCAGGTTTCCCTCAAAGACGGTCGTACCCTGGAAGGGGAGGTCTTGGGAACCGACGAACTTACCGATATTGCCGTGGTAAAAATTGACGCCCAAGCCTTGCCCACTGCTGAGGGAGGCGATTCCGAAAAATTGGTGCCCGGTCAGTGGGCGATCGCGATCGGCAATCCTTTAGGATTGGACAATACAGTTACGGTTGGGATTATCAGTGCCCTGGGGCGTTCTAGCAAAGAAGTGGGGATTGGCAACAAGCGGGTGCGTTTTATTCAAACCGACGCTGCCATCAATCCCGGCAATTCCGGCGGACCTTTGCTCAACGACCGCGGCGAAGTCATTGGTATCAATACCGCCATTCGCGCCAACGCCCAAGGGTTGGGTTTTGCCATCCCCATCGAAACCGCCAAACGCATTGCCCAACAAATTGTCACCAAGGGCACGGCCGACCATCCGTTTTTGGGAATTCAGATGGTGGATTTGACCCCAGAAAATCGGCAGCAACTGGCCAGCCGTTTGGGAGATGAAGTGAAAATTCCTCCCACCACCGGCGTTTTGATTGTTAGAGTGCTGCCCGGTTCGCCGGCGGCAACAGCTGGATTGCGTCAAGGGGATGTCATCCTCCAAGTGGGCGGTCAACCGGTGAAAACCGCTACCGACGTGCAAGCAGCGGTGGATGCCACGGAAGTGGGAACCCAACTAGATGTAGAAGTCAAACGGGATGGGGAACAAGTCACTGTTACCGCCAAAACCGGTTCGTTTCCCAGCCATTTGGCAGATTAA
- the scpB gene encoding SMC-Scp complex subunit ScpB has product MPSLAAKIEAILYLKGQTLSVAEIAQYADCDRDAVQDALIQLMDDYAHRESALEVVETKNGYALQLRDAFQELVQTLIPVELGVGCLRTLAAIALSGSMRQSELVEVRGSGAYQHVQELVERGFVRRRRPPDGRSYMLQITDKFYQYFQVDDLSALTSQAQTTSEASNAQ; this is encoded by the coding sequence ATGCCTAGTCTTGCCGCCAAAATTGAAGCGATTCTGTATTTAAAAGGACAAACCCTTTCGGTGGCTGAAATTGCCCAATACGCAGACTGCGATCGCGATGCCGTCCAAGACGCCCTCATCCAGCTCATGGACGATTATGCCCACCGGGAGAGTGCCTTGGAAGTGGTAGAAACCAAAAATGGCTACGCCCTGCAACTGCGGGATGCCTTCCAAGAGTTGGTGCAAACCCTCATTCCCGTGGAACTGGGGGTCGGTTGTTTGCGGACCCTCGCCGCGATCGCCCTATCCGGTTCCATGCGCCAATCGGAATTGGTAGAAGTACGCGGGTCCGGTGCCTACCAACACGTACAAGAACTGGTAGAGCGGGGATTTGTACGCCGCCGCCGCCCCCCCGACGGACGCTCCTACATGCTGCAAATTACCGATAAATTTTACCAATATTTTCAAGTGGACGACCTATCCGCTCTCACTTCCCAGGCGCAAACCACTTCAGAGGCTTCAAACGCCCAGTAA
- a CDS encoding ABC transporter ATP-binding protein: MGAAVSLQNIRKIYNRVPVVTDISFTIDAGEMFGLLGPNGAGKSTTIRMLTTLTKPTAGDIYIGGYDVSRHARQVKERIGVVLQQTSVDMDLSVWENMEFHGKLHHIPKAKRRTAIERWLEYVELAERQNSLVKELSGGMKRRLQLARAMLHQPEILFLDEPTVGLDPQTRRRLWEIIRDLNKQGMTMLLTTHYMEEVEYLCDRIGIMDSGRLIELGTLEDLRRKHGEGLVMKQSGDRWDYIFFPTLEAAKAHLDSQSDRTGMLVRESNLEDIFVELTGRQLD; encoded by the coding sequence ATGGGCGCAGCTGTTTCCCTGCAAAACATTCGCAAAATTTACAATCGCGTCCCCGTGGTCACCGATATTTCCTTTACCATCGACGCGGGGGAAATGTTTGGCCTGTTGGGACCCAACGGGGCCGGAAAATCTACCACCATCCGCATGCTGACCACACTTACCAAACCCACCGCAGGAGACATTTACATCGGTGGGTACGATGTCAGCCGCCATGCCAGACAAGTAAAAGAACGCATCGGCGTAGTTTTGCAGCAAACCAGCGTAGACATGGATTTGTCAGTTTGGGAGAATATGGAATTTCACGGTAAGCTCCACCATATCCCCAAAGCCAAACGCCGAACCGCCATCGAACGCTGGTTGGAGTATGTGGAACTGGCTGAGCGGCAGAACAGTTTGGTGAAAGAGCTTTCCGGTGGCATGAAGCGTCGCTTGCAATTGGCTAGAGCCATGTTGCACCAGCCGGAGATTTTGTTTCTCGACGAACCCACTGTGGGCTTGGACCCGCAAACCCGCCGCCGCCTGTGGGAGATTATTCGCGACCTGAACAAGCAAGGAATGACCATGCTGCTGACCACCCACTACATGGAAGAAGTGGAATATTTGTGCGATCGCATTGGCATCATGGATAGCGGTCGGTTAATTGAGTTGGGAACGTTAGAGGATTTGCGCCGAAAACACGGAGAAGGGTTGGTGATGAAACAAAGTGGCGATCGCTGGGATTATATCTTTTTTCCCACCCTGGAAGCCGCCAAAGCCCATTTGGACAGCCAAAGCGATCGCACGGGGATGCTAGTACGCGAATCCAACCTAGAAGATATTTTTGTGGAACTTACCGGACGACAGCTCGATTGA
- a CDS encoding C39 family peptidase — translation MRLRDVISQNLSLGSEEVAADRELAAEVQQILIDHNLLEPPASGLWGPKSDAALQRFQALTDCAEVEDLGKETAKKLADTPRLHAPTLFLRSRQTTRYKLRPVDSSTLPSSERVDIHEGHTMAVVFYEVERNHVRIVVRQGSLSGSSVWYAFIPHIEIWEGDGTSMTSPGGGRRVDLQGQQRSQQRPTADFPPREVKLPVPYHTQNNNYYNPSGACNVTSVAMVLNYLEIPRQDFRYNQYEDELYRYMLNNGLSRHNPWHLSYVMQDYGAKAVFKTDATMDEAKQWLAGGNPAIVHGYFTWFGHIIVLVGYNDRGFIVHDPYGEWFSSGYRRDLSGAFLTYSYGLIRRTCIPDGQFWCHLVAK, via the coding sequence ATGAGACTTCGAGATGTCATTAGCCAGAATCTGAGTTTGGGAAGTGAGGAGGTGGCTGCGGATCGGGAACTCGCCGCCGAGGTGCAGCAAATTCTGATCGACCACAACCTGCTAGAACCTCCCGCCAGCGGTTTGTGGGGACCAAAATCGGATGCGGCTTTGCAGCGTTTTCAGGCTTTGACCGATTGTGCGGAAGTGGAGGATTTGGGCAAGGAAACGGCGAAGAAACTGGCCGATACGCCGCGGCTGCATGCGCCAACGTTGTTTTTGCGGAGCCGGCAAACCACACGCTACAAGTTGCGGCCGGTGGATTCTTCGACACTACCCAGCAGCGAACGGGTGGACATTCACGAAGGACATACTATGGCGGTGGTTTTTTACGAGGTGGAGCGCAATCACGTACGCATTGTCGTTCGTCAGGGCAGTTTGAGCGGGTCGAGCGTTTGGTATGCGTTTATTCCCCACATTGAAATTTGGGAAGGGGATGGTACGTCGATGACGTCGCCGGGAGGGGGGCGTCGGGTGGATTTGCAAGGGCAACAGCGATCGCAGCAGCGTCCCACTGCCGATTTTCCCCCTAGGGAAGTGAAATTGCCAGTACCTTACCACACGCAAAATAACAATTACTACAATCCTTCCGGTGCTTGCAACGTCACCAGCGTGGCGATGGTTTTGAACTATTTAGAAATTCCCCGTCAAGATTTTCGCTACAACCAGTACGAGGACGAACTGTATCGCTACATGCTGAACAACGGACTCAGCCGCCACAATCCCTGGCATTTGTCCTATGTTATGCAAGACTATGGGGCGAAAGCAGTTTTTAAAACCGATGCCACCATGGATGAAGCCAAACAATGGCTGGCTGGGGGCAACCCGGCGATCGTGCACGGCTATTTTACCTGGTTTGGGCACATTATTGTGCTGGTGGGCTACAACGATCGCGGTTTTATCGTCCACGACCCCTATGGCGAATGGTTCTCCAGCGGCTACCGCCGGGATTTAAGTGGGGCATTTCTCACCTACAGCTATGGGTTGATTCGCCGCACTTGCATTCCCGACGGTCAGTTTTGGTGTCACTTGGTGGCAAAATAA